A DNA window from Solanum lycopersicum chromosome 3, SLM_r2.1 contains the following coding sequences:
- the TBG3 gene encoding beta-galactosidase precursor (The RefSeq protein has 1 substitution, 1 non-frameshifting indel compared to this genomic sequence), protein MGCTLILMLNVLLVLLGSWVFSGTASVSYDHRAIIVNGQRRILISGSVHYPRSTPEMWPGIIQKAKEGGVDVIQTYVFWNGHEPQQGKYYFEGRYDLVKFIKLVHQAGLYVHLRVGPYACAEWNFGGFPVWLKYVPGISFRTDNGPFKAAMQKFTAKIVNMMKAERLYETQGGPIILSQIENEYGPMEWELGAPGKSYAQWAAKMAVGLDTGVPWVMCKQDDAPDPIINACNGFYCDYFSPNKAYKPKIWTEAWTAWFTGFGNPVPYRPAEDLAFSVAKFIQKGGSFINYYMYHGGTNFGRTAGGPFIATSYDYDAPLDEYGLLRQPKWGHLKDLHRAIKLCEPALVSGDPAVTALGHQQEAHVFRSKAGSCAAFLANYDQHSFATVSFANRHYNLPPWSISILPDCKNTVFNTARIGAQSAQMKMTPVSRGLPWQSFNEETSSYEDSSFTVVGLLEQINTTRDVSDYLWYSTDVKIDSREKFLRGGKWPWLTIMSAGHALHVFVNGQLAGTAYGSLEKPKLTFSKAVNLRAGVNKISLLSIAVGLPNIGPHFETWNAGVLGPVSLTGLDEGKRDLTWQKWSYKVGLKGEALSLHSLSGSSSVEWVEGSLVAQRQPLTWYKSTFNAPAGNDPLALDLNTMGKGQVWINGQSLGRYWPGYKASGNCGACNYAGWFNEKKCLSNCGEASQRWYHVPRSWLYPTGNLLVLFEEWGGEPHGISLVKREVASVCADINEWQPQLVNWQMQASGKVDKPLRPKAHLSCASGQKITSIKFASFGTPQGVCGSFREGSCHAFHSYDAFERYCIGQNSCSVPVTPEIFGGDPCPHVMKKLSVEVICS, encoded by the exons ATGGGTTGTACGCTTATACTAATGTTGAATgtgttgttggtgttgttggGTTCATGGGTTTTTTCTGGAACAGCTTCTGTTTCATATGACCATAGGGCTATTATTGTAAATGGACAAAGAAGAATACTTATTTCTGGTTCTGTTCATTATCCAAGAAGCACTCCTGAG ATGTGGCCAGGTATTATTCAAAAGGCTAAAGAAGGAGGTGTGGATGTGATTCAGACTTATGTTTTCTGGAATGGACATGAGCCTCAACAAGGGAAA TATTATTTTGAAGGGAGATATGATTTAGTGAAGTTTATTAAGCTGGTGCACCAAGCAGGACTTTATGTCCATCTTAGAGTTGGACCTTATGCTTGTGCTGAATGGAATTTTGG GGGCTTTCCTGTTTGGCTGAAATATGTTCCAGGTATCAGTTTCAGAACAGATAATGGACCTTTCAAG GCTGCAATGCAAAAATTTACTGCCAAGATTGTCAATTTGATGAAAGCGGAACGTTTGTATGAAACTCAAGGGGGGCCAATAATTTTATCTCAG ATTGAGAATGAATATGGACCCATGGAATGGGAACTGGGAGCACCAGGTAAATCTTACGCACAGTGGGCCGCCAAAATGGCTGTGGGTCTTGACACTGGTGTCCCATGGGTTATGTGCAAGCAAGACGATGCCCCTGATCCTATT ATAAATGCTTGCAATGGCTTCTACTGTGACTACTTTTCTCCAAACAAGGCTTATAAACCAAAGATATGGACTGAAGCCTGGACTGCATg GTTTACTGGTTTTGGAAATCCAGTTCCTTACCGTCCTGCTGAGGACTTGGCATTTTCTGTTGCAAAATTTATACAGAAGGGAGGTTCCTTCATCAATTATTACATG TATCATGGAGGAACAAACTTTGGACGGACTGCTGGTGGTCCATTTATTGCTACTAGTTATGACTATGATGCACCACTTGATGAATATG GATTATTGCGACAACCAAAATGGGGTCACCTGAAAGATCTGCATAGAGCAATAAAGCTTTGTGAACCAGCTTTAGTCTCTGGAGATCCAGCTGTGACAGCACTTGGACACCAGCAGGAG GCCCATGTTTTTAGGAAGGCTGGCTCTTGTGCTGCATTCCTTGCTAACTACGACCAACACTCTTTTGCTACTGTGTCATTTGCAAACAGGCATTACAACTTGCCACCATGGTCAATCAGCATTCTTCCCGACTGCAAGAACACTGTATTTAATACAGCACGG ATCGGTGCTCAAAGTGCTCAGATGAAGATGACTCCAGTCAGCAGAGGATTGCCCTGGCAGTCATTCAATGAAGAGACATCATCTTATGAAGACAGTAGTTTTACAGTTGTTGGGCTATTGGAACAGATAAATACAACAAGAGACGTGTCTGATTATTTGTGGTATTCAACAGA TGTCAAGATTGATTCAAGAGAAAAGTTTTTGAGAGGCGGAAAATGGCCTTGGCTTACGATCATGTCAGCTGGGCATGCATTGCATGTTTTTGTGAATGGTCAATTAGCAG GAACTGCATATGGAAGTTTAGAAAAACCGAAACTAACTTTCAGTAAAGCCGTAAATCTGAGAGCAGGTGTTAACAAGATTTCTCTACTGAGCATTGCTGTTGGCCTTCCG AATATCGGCCCACATTTTGAGACATGGAATGCTGGTGTTCTTGGGCCAGTCTCACTAACTGGTCTTGACGAGGGAAAAAGAGATTTAACATGGCAGAAATGGTCTTACAAG GTTGGTCTAAAAGGAGAAGCCTTGAGCCTCCATTCACTCAGTGGTAGCTCGTCAGTTGAGTGGGTCGAGGGTTCTTTAGTGGCTCAGAGACAGCCACTCACATGGTACAAG AGCACTTTTAATGCTCCAGCTGGAAATGATCCTTTGGCTTTAGACTTGAATACCATGGGCAAAGGACAAGTGTGGATAAATGGTCAAAGCCTCGGACGCTATTGGCCTGGATATAAAGCATCTGGTAACTGCGGTGCCTGTAACTATGCAGGCTGGTTTAATGAGAAAAAATGCCTAAGTAACTGTGGAGAGGCTTCACAACGATG GTATCATGTTCCCCGTTCTTGGCTGTATCCTACTGGAAATTTGTTAGTTCTATTTGAGGAATGGGGAGGAGAGCCTCATGGAATCTCTTTGGTAAAAAGAGAAGTTGCAAGTGTTTGTGCAGATATAAACGAATGGCAACCACAGTTGGTGAATTGGCAAATGCAAGCATCTGGTAAAGTTGACAAACCACTGAGACCTAAAGCTCACCTCTCGTGTGCTTCTGGTCAGAAGATTACTTCAATCAAATTTGCAAGCTTTGGAACACCACAAGGGGTCTGCGGAAGCTTCCGTGAAGGAAGCTGCCACGCCTTCCACTCATATGATGCTTTTGAAAGG TATTGCATCGGGCAAAACTCGTGCTCAGTACCTGTAACACCAGAGATCTTTGGAGGTGATCCATGTCCACATGTTATGAAGAAACTCTCAGTTGAGGTTATTTGCAGTTGA